From a region of the Dictyostelium discoideum AX4 chromosome 2 chromosome, whole genome shotgun sequence genome:
- a CDS encoding hypothetical protein (Similar to G-protein-coupled receptor at plasma membrane; interactions in two-hybrid system with Gpa2p; Gpr1p), with protein MSDRTEILFWKVFKNQFLFKEIFNQIHNNEWIEYDEPNKYNVNNRCKFGDTHSLLIMIKNDQLPLIKDKIKHGDYVHFNYDSIRFLFLKLSTTEHLPPSIKNNNKNKYKDEDYLEIIELFMKHRRGEFEINDLIHIAASINSPVIIRLLVNEPYSVIIYPQTFEFAIRFSNLETIKELINLESLNFKNYGIKLISEEFKRKSLSLAAHRKTLKTTITEYIFNNPSLYSIPPPLSLINNQKQQDQQQTQSKNKRLKISETLHSNLNNKNNNNNNNNNNNNNNNNSDDDDDDDDDDDDDDDDDDDDDDDDDDDDGDGDDDSDNYTDSDNYNDNENGNDNYKEKIRNGYIESHEFIELKSTNLLKSFMELDIVVLSKTKTYFNQFLKMYHPYERLQVGIKMILKFDNTIPEKKREEILEEINKIDRNNERGFNKLKELRKLVVIEFPRQINFCYYYWKAYGENINKPGEVPKKLGSPDSNMETFENLLLENDLHVNNETNTQEGDENIEQVELLSNSLYSDSEDENEVEFERYVGQHDPFLEEYFNYSNRLRKEPFFDISNRYPDLLNSYLKAIKECNIEKLEDIDTNNPMFKLDVSKFHCFQLPNEKEDILKIWEYFNKHSFKQMIPIDILIEFLSSVTNIIPPFELKISNLKEPLFKKLGTFLLWQLFKKNYNIFELLLNSFDDFNFIFQPQELSAMIDQEKVLFDGDGELFQIDKEFGFQIIRIIKLVMDKFKKLSKDQINIKNMSTTYRLIINHLYDQLLRVKGLTIDQLEYVKSIIPEKLFFNYFKAYRIFFYLNIRSPKLTKYITKRPGVANFIENSEVEDYYNTIGPTTNLITGDEIIGFDLRKYLNLDLFTYDYILGRELNQYNCSSSSSSSSSSSSSSSSSSGSGSGSSSGSSSDGSKNNKKYITQFDTILRELIKQLSFNICTNLSNRDEIVGGKDFFNHSLNEDLKYSLDIGRKDLFWELLDWIEQYMIKNENLMKHQVYQFNSPYESLLPTSTIFSNVKIIKKEVPSPSSTTTIESTFLKIDNFEKPIPNEPSIKVYWNSDKLIEPFKPISKLINSFKYSDDVLKSICKVMNVNEIQRFIQYNFFVSFFQNEIYTYSSLINREDLMSFLLNNYDIDIDFPNKGYSKYLGRKFIFENHFEKVNILKLDFNQKWYESRYLHFPSVLLNYFSEYICLQNNITTYNQFIQNDNLQIRKRVIKETIEILIDQFLSGTDNNYDDNDEDEYGEDTNQNFASIIKNQNHKVLLIQSIIEQSDTQLYFKSALDQVLLKSKEDRKNDEINDPFIENLKNPFLESFINGDIKTCNLILEYYPNQFKMTKDSITKTLKMQNIHIIKYYYKVDNCKNLINNFKNDNNLLKHLKNELPKHPIYKYHLTWL; from the coding sequence atgaGTGATAGAAcagaaatattattttggaaagtttttaaaaatcaatttttattcaaaGAGATATTTAATCAAATTCACAACAATGAATGGATTGAATATGATGaaccaaataaatataatgttAACAATAGATGTAAATTTGGAGACACTCACTCTTtactaataatgataaaaaatgatcaactcccattaattaaagataaaatcaAACATGGTGATTATGTACATTTTAATTATGATTCAATAAGATTTCTTttcttaaaattatcaacaacagAACACCTACCAccatcaataaaaaataataataaaaataaatataaagatgaagattatttagaaattattgaattatttatgaAACATAGAAGaggtgaatttgaaattaatgatttaatacaTATAGCAGCTTCTATAAATTCCCCAGTTATCATTAGATTATTAGTTAATGAACCATATTCAGTTATAATTTATCCACAAACATTTGAATTTGCAATtagattttcaaatttagaaaCAATCAAAGAACTAATAAATTTAGAATCacttaattttaaaaactatggtattaaattaatcagtgaagaatttaaaagaaaatcattatcattagcAGCACATAGAAAAACTCTTAAAACTACAATCACTGaatacatttttaataatccatcattatattcaataccaccaccattatcattaataaataatcaaaaacaacaagatcaacaacaaacacaatcaaaaaataaaagattaaaaatatctGAAACTTtacattcaaatttaaataataaaaataataataataataataataataataataataataataataataatagtgatgatgatgatgatgatgatgatgatgatgatgatgatgatgatgatgatgatgatgatgatgatgatgatgatgacgatgatggtgatggtgatgatgatagtgatAATTATACTGATAGtgataattataatgataatgaaaatggaaatgataattataaagaaaaaataagaaatggATATATTGAATCTCATGAATTTatagaattaaaatcaaccaatttattaaaatcatttatggAATTAGATATAGTAGTTTTAAGTAAAACTAAAACATATTTTAATCAATTCCTTAAAATGTATCATCCATATGAAAGATTACAAGTTGGTATTAAAATGATTCTAAAGTTTGATAATACAATtccagaaaaaaaaagagaagaaATTTTAGaagaaatcaataaaattgatagaaataatgaaagaggttttaataaattaaaagaattgagAAAATTAGTGGTAATTGAATTCCCAAGGCAAATAAACttttgttactattattggaAAGCTTATGGCGAGAATATTAACAAACCTGGTGAAGTTCCTAAAAAATTAGGTTCTCCAGATAGTAATATGGAAACTTTCGAAAACCTTCTTTTAGAAAATGACTTACATGTCAATAATGAAACCAATACTCAAGAAGGTGATGAAAATATAGAACAAgtagaattattatcaaatagtTTATATTCAGATagtgaagatgaaaatgaagttgaatttgaaagatATGTTGGACAACATGATCCTTTTTTAGAAGAGTATTTTAATTACTCAAATAGATTAAGAAAAGAACCATTTTTTGATATATCCAATAGATATCCAGATTTACTCAATTCATATTTAAAAGCAATTAAAGAatgtaatattgaaaaattagaagATATTGATACAAATAATCCAATGTTTAAATTGGATGTTTCAAAATTTCATTGTTTTCAATTaccaaatgaaaaagaagatatattgaaaatttgGGAATACTTTAATAAACACTCATTTAAACAAATGATACCAATTGATATTCTTATTGAATTCCTTTCAAGTGTAACAAATATTATTCCACCTtttgaattgaaaatttCAAATCTTAAAGAgccattatttaaaaaacttgGAACATTTCTATTATGGCAATtgtttaaaaagaattataatatatttgaattattattaaatagttttgatgattttaattttatatttcaaCCACAAGAACTATCAGCTATGATAGATCAAGAGAAAGTTTtatttgatggtgatggtgaattATTCCAAATTGATAAAGAGTTTGGTTTTCAAATAATCAGGATAATTAAATTGGTAATGGACAAGTTTAAAAAACTCAGTAAAGAtcaaatcaatattaaaaatatgtCAACAACATATCGTCTCattataaatcatttatatGATCAATTACTTAGAGTTAAAGGTTTAACAATCGATCAATTAGAATatgttaaatcaattattcctgaaaaattattttttaattattttaaagcCTATCGTATCTTTTTCTATCTCAATATCAGATCTccaaaattaacaaaatacATAACCAAAAGACCTGGAGTTGcaaattttattgaaaattcagAAGTAGAGGATTACTATAATACTATTGGACCAACTACAAATCTAATTACTGGTGATGAAATTattggttttgatttaagaaaatatttaaatcttgatTTATTCACATATGATTATATATTAGGTAgagaattaaatcaatataattgtagtagtagtagtagtagtagtagtagtagtagtagtagtagtagtagtagtagtggtagtggtagtggtagtagtagtggtagtagtagtgatggaagcaaaaataataaaaagtacATAACTCAATTCGATACAATATTAagagaattaattaaacaattgtCATTCAATATTTGCACAAACCTTAGTAATAGAGATGAAATTGTTGGTGGTAAAGATTTCTTTAATCATTCATTAaatgaagatttaaaatatagTTTAGATATTGGTagaaaagatttattttggGAATTATTAGATTGGATTGAACAATATatgattaaaaatgaaaatttaatgaagCATCAAGTTTATCAATTCAATTCACCATatgaatcattattaccaactagtacaatattttcaaatgtaaaaataataaaaaaagaggtaccatcaccatcgtcaacaacaacaattgaaagcacttttttaaaaattgataattttgaaaaaccaATACCAAATGAACCATCGATTAAAGTTTATTGGAATTcagataaattaattgaaccattcaaaccaatttcaaaacttataaattcatttaaatattcagaCGATGTcttaaaatcaatttgtaAAGTAATGAATgtaaatgaaattcaaagatttattcaatataatttctttgtatcattttttcaaaatgaaatttatacATATTCATCATTAATCAATAGAGAAGATTTAATGTCATTCCTATTAAACAATtatgatattgatattgattttcCAAACAAAGgatattcaaaatatttagGACGTAAATTCATCTTTGAAAATCATTTTGAAAAAgtcaatattttaaaattagatttcaatcaaaaatggTACGAAAGTCGTTATTTACACTTCCCATCGGTTTTATTAAACTATTTTTCTGAATACATTTGTcttcaaaataatatcacAACATATAATCAATTCAttcaaaatgataatttacaaattagAAAACGAGtaattaaagaaacaattgaaatattaattgatcaaTTCTTATCAGGTACagataataattatgatgataatgatgaagatgagtATGGTGAAGACACTAATCAGAATTTTGCatctataataaaaaatcaaaatcataaaGTTTTACTCattcaatcaattattgAACAATCAGATACTCAATTATACTTTAAATCAGCTTTAGAtcaagttttattaaaatcaaaagaagatagaaaaaatgatgaaattaatgatcCATTCATtgaaaatcttaaaaatCCATTCTTAGAATCTTTTATAAATGGTGATATTAAAACTTGTAATCTCATTCTTGAATACTAtccaaatcaatttaaaatgaCTAAAGATTCAATCACTAAAACCTTAAAAATGCAaaatattcatattattaaatattattataaagttgataattgtaaaaatttaattaataattttaaaaatgataataatttattaaaacatttaaaaaatgaattaccaaaacatccaatttataaatatcatTTAACTTGgttataa
- a CDS encoding hypothetical protein (Similar to G-protein-coupled receptor at plasma membrane; interactions in two-hybrid system with Gpa2p; Gpr1p): MTSSENLNEFISFEIGLNGSINLSEFQSILIVDSFVLSISDGGVGNNDSYGELN; the protein is encoded by the exons ATGACTTCAtctgaaaatttaaatgaatttataagttttgaaattggtttgaatggttcaattaatttatctgaattccaatcaattttaattgttgattcatttg tactTTCAATTTCTGATGGCGGTG ttggtaataatgattcatATGGTGAATTGAATTGA
- a CDS encoding hypothetical protein (Similar to G-protein-coupled receptor at plasma membrane; interactions in two-hybrid system with Gpa2p; Gpr1p) — MIENDLLPLIKDKIKHGDHIEITYHSIKDLFTKLSTETFYKNYNENNKYKDEDYLEIIELLMKHRRDEFEIYDLINLAAVTGSPDVIRLLVNEPYSVVIYPQTFEFAFVVSSLETIKELVNLESTNFKNYGIKLTSEQFKRRILSFVTQRLYLKTSITEFVFNNPSLYSIPPPLSLVNNQKQGQQTQSTNKRLKTLDSNLNNNNNNNNNNNNNDNDNNNDNDNDNDNDNDNDNDNDNDNDSDSDNDDEEIKYGYIKLNEFIKLKSSNLLKSFMELDIVVPSETKPNFNSFLTMYHTYERLQVGIKIILKYGDTIPEKKREEILEEINKIDRNNETGFNKLKELRKLVAIEFPNQKNFYFYYWKAYRENIKKLGKVPNKSGSPNNNMETFGFLLLEDELINNETNTQEGDENIEQVELLSYITYSNSDDENDLGGEDIINEKELFNPFNRCKNATFFDISNKYPDLLNSYLKAIKECNIEKLERIDTNNPMFKLDVSKYHCFQLPHEKEDIMKIWEYFNKHSFKQMIPNYDILIEFLSSVTNIIPPFELKISNIKEPLSGKLGTILLMQLYKKNFNITELLLNSFDNFNFIHQPEQMSDIIDRERFLFHISGELFQIDKKFSFQIIRIIELIMDKFNKLTKDQINIENISTTTYRLILNHLYDQLLKVEGLTIDQLEYVRSIIPEQLFNNNSFETYRIFFYLNIRSSKLSNYLIKRPGIEYFIQNSTGFLNHFYNTIAPTTNEIIGFDLRKYLNFDLFTYDYILGRESNQYSSGSSSISSGGSSSSSSSRSSGSRSGGGGSSSSSSGDDGNKNNNKKYITHVDTILRELIKQLSFNICTNLSNRDEIVDGKDFFNHSLNEDLKFSLDIGRKDLFWELLDWIEQYMAKNENLMKLQVYQFNSPYESLLPTSTIFLNVKIIKKELPSPSATTTIESTFLKIDNFEKPIPNESTIKVNWNSDKLIEPFKPISKLINSFKYSDDVLKSICRVMNVNEIQRFIQYNFFESFFQNEIYSYSLIFSRDDLLSFLLNNYNIEPDFPLFEPSRKYSQYLECKFIFENHFEKVKNISKLKVKQKWFKGDDLRSPSVLLDTFLKYICLEKNITRYNQFIQNYNLQIRKQIIKETIEILIGQFISDDGDDDEDEDDDEDEDPNQNFASILKDQKHKVLLIQSIIEQSDTQLYFKSALDQVLLKSKEDRKNDEINNPFIENNKNPFLQSFIYGDIKTCNIILKYYPNQFKITKDSITETLEMENIHIVKYYYKVDNCKNLINNFKNDNNLLKHLKNELSKHPIYKYHLTWL, encoded by the coding sequence atgatagaaAATGATCTACTcccattaattaaagataaaatcaAACATGGTGATCATATAGAAATTACTTATCATTCAATAAAAGATCTTTTCACAAAATTATCAACAGaaacattttataaaaattataatgaaaataataaatataaagatgaagattatttagaaattattgaattacTAATGAAACATAGAAgagatgaatttgaaatttatgatttaataaatttagcAGCAGTCACTGGTTCTCCAGATGTTATTAGATTATTAGTTAATGAACCATATTCAGTTGTAATTTATCCACAAACATTTGAATTTGCATTTGTGGTTTCAAGTTTAGAAACAATCAAAGAACTAGTAAATTTAGaatcaacaaattttaaaaattatggtattaaattaactagtgaacaatttaaaagaagaatattatcatttgtaaCTCAAAGATTATATCTTAAAACTTCAATCACTGAATTCgtttttaataatccatcattatattcaataccaccaccattatcattagtaaataatcaaaaacaaGGACAACAAACAcaatcaacaaataaaagattaaaaactttagattcaaatttaaataataataataataataataataataataataataatgataatgataataataatgataatgataatgataatgataatgataatgataatgataatgataatgataatgataatgatagtgatagtgataatgatgatgaagaaataAAGTATggatatattaaattaaatgaatttataaaattaaaatcaagcaatttattaaaatcatttatggAATTAGATATAGTAGTTCCAAGTGAAACTaaaccaaattttaattcatttcttACAATGTACCATACATATGAAAGATTACAAGttggtattaaaattattctaAAGTATGGAGATACAATtccagaaaaaaaaagagaagaaATTTTAGaagaaatcaataaaattgatagaaataatgaaacaggttttaataaattaaaagaattgagAAAATTAGTAGCAATAGAATTcccaaatcaaaaaaacttttatttctattattggAAAGCGTATCGTGAGAATATCAAAAAACTTGGTAAAGTTCCTAATAAATCAGGTtctccaaataataatatggaaACTTTCGGATTCCTTCTTTTAGAAGacgaattaattaataatgaaaccaATACTCAAGAAGGTGACGAAAATATAGAACAAgtagaattattatcatatatTACATATTCAaatagtgatgatgaaaatgatctTGGAGGAGAAGacataataaatgaaaaggAATTATTTAATCCATTTAATAGATGTAAAAATGCAACATTTTTTGATATATCCAATAAATATCCAGATTTACTCAATTCATATTTAAAAGCAATTAAAGAATGTAATATTGAAAAGTTAGAAAGGATTGATACAAATAATCCAATGTTTAAATTAGATGTTTCAAAATATCATTGTTTTCAACTACCAcatgaaaaagaagatataatgaaaatttggGAATACTTTAATAAACACTCCTTTAAACAAATGATACCAAATTATGATATTCTCATTGAATTCCTTTCAAGTGTAACTAATATTATTCCACCTTTTGAATTGAAAATATCTAATATTAAAGAGCCACTATCTGGAAAACTTGGAACAATTCTGTTAATGcaattatataaaaagaattttaatataacggaattattattaaatagttttgataattttaattttatacatCAACCAGAACAAATGTCTGATATTATAGATCGAGAgagatttttatttcatattTCTGGCGAATTATTCcaaattgataaaaagtttagttttcaaataattagaataattgaattgataATGGACAAGTTTAATAAACTCACTAAAGATCAGatcaatattgaaaatatttcaacaacaacatatcGTCtcattttaaatcatttatatgATCAATTACTTAAAGTTGAAGGTTTAACAATTGATCAATTAGAATATGTTAGATCAATTATTCctgaacaattatttaataataatagttttgaaACCTATCGTATCTTTTTCTATCTTAATATCAGatcttcaaaattatcaaattaccTAATCAAAAGACCTGGAATTGAgtattttattcaaaattcaACTGGATTCTTAAATCATTTCTACAATACTATTGCACCAACcacaaatgaaattattggtTTCGATTtaagaaaatatttaaattttgatttattcaCTTATGATTATATATTAGGTAGAGAATCAAATCAAtatagtagtggtagtagtagtatcagtagtggtggtagtagtagtagtagtagtagtagaagtagtggtagtagaagtggtggtggtggtagcagtagtagtagtagtggtgatgatggtaacaaaaataataataaaaagtataTAACTCATGTAGATACAATATTAagagaattaattaaacaattatcattCAATATTTGTACAAACCTTAGTAATAGAGATGAAATTGTTGATGGTAAAGATTTCTTTAATCATTCATTAaatgaagatttaaaattcaGTTTAGATATTGGTagaaaagatttattttggGAATTATTAGATTGGATTGAACAATATATGGCTAAAAATGAAAACTTAATGAAACTTCAAGTTTATCAATTTAACTCACCATatgaatcattattaccaactagtacaatatttttaaatgtaaaaataataaaaaaagaattaccatcaccatcagcaacaacaacaattgaaagtacttttttaaaaattgataattttgaaaaaccaATACCAAATGAATCAACGATTAAAGTTAATTGGAATTcagataaattaattgaaccattcaaaccaatttcaaaacttataaattcatttaaatattcagaCGATGTcttaaaatcaatttgtaGAGTAATGAATgtaaatgaaattcaaagatttattcaatataatttctttgaatcattttttcaaaatgaaatttattcatattcattaatttttagtAGAGATGACTTATTGTCGTTcctattaaataattataatattgaacCTGATTTCCCATTATTTGAACCAAGTAGAAAATATTCACAATATTTAGAatgtaaattcatttttgaaaatcattttgaaaaagtaaagaatatttcaaaattaaaagtcAAACAAAAATGGTTCAAAGGTGATGATTTACGATCCCCATCGGTTTTATTAgatacttttttaaaatacattTGTCTTGAAAAGAATATCACAAGATATAATCAGTTcattcaaaattataatttacaaattagaaaacaaataattaaagaaacaattgaaaTACTAATTGGTCAATTCATATcagatgatggtgatgatgatgaagatgaggatgatgatgaagatgaagaccCTAATCAAAATTTTGCATCTATATTAAAAGATCAAAAACATAAAGTTTTACTCattcaatcaattattgAACAATCAGATACTCAATTATACTTTAAATCAGCTTTAGAtcaagttttattaaaatcaaaagaagatagaaaaaatgatgaaattaataatccattcattgaaaataataaaaatccatTCTTacaatcttttatttatggTGATATTAAAACTTGTAATATCATTCTTAAATATTAtccaaatcaattcaaaatcaCTAAGGATTCAATCACTGAAACATTAGAAATGGAAAATATTCATAttgttaaatattattataaagttGATAActgtaaaaatttaattaataattttaaaaatgataataatttattaaaacatttaaaaaatgaattatcaaaacatccaatttataaatatcatttaacttggttataa
- a CDS encoding hypothetical protein (Similar to G-protein-coupled receptor at plasma membrane; interactions in two-hybrid system with Gpa2p; Gpr1p) gives MATILERERFLFNNRNGELFQVDKKFSFQIIRIIELVMDKLNKLSKDQNNFGNISTTYRLIFNNLYDQLLRVKGLTIDQLEYVRSIIFEQLCNNNSYDTCHTIGPTTNEIVGFDIRKYLNFELLTYDYILGRELNQYSSDFSGGSSSSISSSSRSSSSRSCSSIGSVSSSGSVSSSGSISGSSGDDGSKNNNKKYITQFDTILRELIKQLSFNICTNLSNRDRIVKGKDFFNHSLNADLKFSLDIGRKDLFWESLDWIQQYMIKNENLMRYQVFQFNSPYESLLPTSTIFSNVNIIKKELPSPATTTTETTTIESTFLKIDNFEKPIPNESTIKVYWNSDKLLEVFKPIPKLINSFNYSDEVMDSVCRVMNVNEIQRFIQYNFFEPFFQNEIYSYSVFMNREDLMSFLLNNYDIDIDFPLFQASTEYSQYLECKFIFENHFEKVKNLSNVKQKWIESRYSEIPSGLLDTFFKYICLEKNITRYNQFIQNDNLQIRKQVIKETIEILIGLLLSGTDYDDEDPSQNFSCILRNQKHKVSLIQSIIEQPDTQLFFKSALDQVLLKSKEDRKNDEINNPFNENLKNPFLLSFIFGDIKTCNIILKYYPNQFKITKDSITETLKMEKINIINKVDNCKNLINNFKNDNNLLKHLKNRLSNHPIYKYHLTWL, from the exons atGGCAACTATTTTAGAACGTGagagatttttatttaataatcgTAATGGTGAATTATTCCAAGTTGATAAAAAGTTTAGTTTTCAAATAATCAGAATAATTGAATTGGTAATGGACAAGCTTAATAAACTCAGTAAagatcaaaataattttggaaaTATTTCAACAACTTATCGtctcatttttaataatttatatgatCAATTACTAAGAGTTAAAGGTCTAACAATCGATCAATTAGAATATGTTAGATCAATCATTTTTGAACAAttatgtaataataatagttatgaTACCTGTC ATACTATTGGACCAACTACAAATGAAATTGTTGGTTTTGATAtaagaaaatatttaaattttgaattattaacatATGATTATATATTAGGTAgagaattaaatcaatatagTAGTGATtttagtggtggtagtagtagtagtattagtagtagtagtagaagtagtagtagtagaagTTGTAGTAGTATTGGTAGTgttagtagtagtggtagtgttagtagtagtggtagtattagtggtagtagtggtgatgatggtagcaaaaataataataaaaaatacataacTCAATTCGATACAATATTAagagaattaattaaacaattatcattCAATATTTGTACAAACCTTAGTAATAGAGATAGAATTGTTAAGGGTAAAGATTTCTTTAATCATTCATTAAATGCAGATTTAAAATTCAGTTTAGATATTGGTagaaaagatttattttggGAATCATTAGATTGGATTCAACAATATatgattaaaaatgaaaatttaatgagGTATCaagtttttcaatttaattcaccatatgaatcattattaccaaccagtacaatattttcaaatgtaaacataataaaaaaagaattaccatcaccagcaacgacaacaacagaaacaacaacaattgaaagcacttttttaaaaattgataattttgaaaaaccaATACCAAATGAATCAACGATTAAAGTTTATTGGAATTCAGATAAATTACTTGAAGTATTCAAACCAATTCCAAAActaataaattcatttaacTATTCGGATGAAGTTATGGATTCAGTTTGTAGAGTAATGAATgtaaatgaaattcaaagatttattcaatataatttctttgaaccattttttcaaaatgaaatttattcaTATTCAGTATTTATGAATAGAGAAGATTTAATGTCATTCCTATTAAACAATtatgatattgatattgatttcCCATTATTTCAAGCAAGTACGGAATATTCACAATATTTAGAATGTAAATTCATCTTTGAAAATCATTTTGAAAAAGTAAAGAATCTTTCAAATGTCAAACAAAAATGGATCGAAAGTCGTTATTCAGAAATTCCATCGGGTTTATTagatactttttttaaatacatttGTCTTGAAAAGAATATCACAAGATATAATCAATTCAttcaaaatgataatttacaaattagAAAACAAGtaattaaagaaacaattgaaaTACTAATTGGTCTACTCTTATCAGGTACAGATTACGATGATGAAGACCCTAGTCAGAATTTTTCATGTATattaagaaatcaaaaacatAAAGTTTCACTCattcaatcaattattgAACAACCAGATACTCaattattctttaaatcaGCTTTAGAtcaagttttattaaaatcaaaagaagacagaaaaaatgatgaaattaataaccCATTCAAtgaaaatcttaaaaatCCATTCCTactatcttttatttttggtgatATTAAAACTTGTAATATCATTCTCAAATATTAtccaaatcaatttaaaatcacTAAAGATTCAATCACTGAAAcattaaaaatggaaaaaattaatattattaataaagttgataattgtaaaaatttaattaataattttaaaaacgataataatttattaaaacatttaaaaaatcgaTTATCAAATCatccaatttataaatatcatttaacttggttataa